The following coding sequences lie in one Osmerus mordax isolate fOsmMor3 chromosome 13, fOsmMor3.pri, whole genome shotgun sequence genomic window:
- the atg13 gene encoding autophagy-related protein 13 isoform X1, with protein MDTDLSPQDKKDLDKFIKFFALKTVQVIVQARLGEKICTRSSSSPTGSDWFNLAIKDIPEVTHEAKKALAGQLPGIGRSMCVEISLKTSEGDSMELETWCLEMNEKCDKDIKVSYTVYNRLSLLLKSLLAITRVTPAYKLSRKQGHDYVILYRIYFGEVQLTGLGEGFQTVRVGIVGTPIGTITLSCAYRTNLAFMSTRYTTQQFERSAPIMGIIIDHFVERPFSNMGHMHPCNYRAPGDEEGGAYAGVEDSQEVCTTSFSTSPPSQCVFTVSQAQFKTPKPALMDTLKVPMLGVALSHQLYSSRMSYQPPGLGADYCHPSALNAANPHQVALPGKEGGVPQVPAQPCHGAQADHGRVSSCPPADHVPATPSSSGEETEGLSRSSEVKSASPSDIIETTFTRKVGAFVNKPGTQVTMASLDLPFAAFAPRAHDLEENDPMVQPPDSPTSSSPLQGSLHSQGSGESTGQPHDDFVMVDFKPAFSKDDLLPMDLGTFYREFQNPPQLASLSIEVSSQSMAEDLDSLPEKLAVYEKNIDEFDAFVDTLQ; from the exons ATGGATACTGACCTGAGTCCCCAGGATAAAAAAGACTTGGATAAGTTCATCAAGTTTTTTGCTTTAAAG ACGGTACAAGTGATTGTCCAAGCACGGCTTGGGGAGAAGATATgcacccgctcctcctcctctcccacaggGTCTGACTGG ttCAACCTGGCCATTAAAGACATCCCTGAGGTGACCCATGAGGCCAAGAAGGCTTTGGCCGGCCAGCTGCCTGGCATTGGTCGCTCCATGTGTGTGGAGATCTCCCTCAAGACCTCTGAG GGCGATTCAATGGAACTGGAGACATGGTGTCTAGAAATGAATGAGAA GTGTGACAAGGACATCAAGGTGTCCTACACTGTGTACAACCGCCTGTCTCTGCTGCTCAAGTCCCTGTTGGCCATCACCAGGGTAACACCTGCCTACAAGCTGTCTAGGAAGCAGGGCCATGACTACGTTATCCTCTACAG GATATATTTTGGGGAGGTTCAGCTAACAGGATTGGGGGAAG GGTTCCAGACAGTGCGTGTGGGGATTGTAGGAACGCCCATTGGCACCATCACCCTCTCGTGTGCCTACAGGACCAACTTGGCCTTTATGTCCACCAGGTACACCACACA GCAGTTTGAGCGCTCTGCCCCCATCATGGGAATCATCATTGACCACTTCGTAGAGCGCCCCTTCAGCAACATGGGACACATGCACCCATGCAACTACAG AGCCCCAGGTGACGAGGAAGGAGGAGCGTACGCTGGAGTGGAGGACTCCCAGGAGGTCTgcaccacctccttctccacctcccctccctcacag tgtgtgttcacTGTCAGTCAGGCACAGTTTAAGACACCTAAACCGGCACTGATGGACACTCTGAAGGTCCCCATGCTGGGCGTGGCCCTCTCACACCAA CTCTACAGTTCTCGGATGTCCTATCAGCCTCCAGGGCTTGGCGCTGACTACTGCCACCCCTCAGCCTTAAACGCTGCCAACCCCCACCAG GTGGCACTACCTGGGAAGGAGGGCGGGGTCCCCCAGGTGCCAGCCCAGCCATGCCACGGTGCCCAGGCTGACCACGGGCGTGTCTCCTCCTGCCCGCCTGCTGACCACGTCCCTGCCACGCCCTCCAGCAG tggagaggagacagagggtctGTCCAGGAGCTCAGAGGTAAAGAGTGCCTCCCCCTCTGACATCATAGAGACCACCTTCACCAGAAAGGTTGGAGCCTTTGTCAACAAGCCTGGCACGCAG GTAACCATGGCGAGTCTGGACCTGCCATTTGCAGCGTTTGCTCCCAGGGCACATGACCTGGAGGAGAATGACCCCATG gtgcaGCCCCCagactcccccacctcctcctccccactccaggGCAGCCTCCACTCCCAGGGCTCAGGGGAAAGCACTGGACAGCCGCACGACGACTTTGTCATGGTCGACTTT AAGCCTGCATTCTCCAAGGATGACTTGCTGCCCATGGACCTGGGGACGTTCTACAGAGAGTTCCAGAACCCTCCTCAGCTGGCCAGCCTGTCCATCGAAGTCAGCTCTCAGTCCATGGCAGAAGACTTG GACTCCCTGCCTGAGAAGCTGGCTGTCTACGAGAAGAACATCGATGAGTTTGATGCGTTTGTGGACACACTGCAGTAG
- the atg13 gene encoding autophagy-related protein 13 isoform X2, giving the protein MDTDLSPQDKKDLDKFIKFFALKTVQVIVQARLGEKICTRSSSSPTGSDWFNLAIKDIPEVTHEAKKALAGQLPGIGRSMCVEISLKTSEGDSMELETWCLEMNEKCDKDIKVSYTVYNRLSLLLKSLLAITRVTPAYKLSRKQGHDYVILYRIYFGEVQLTGLGEGFQTVRVGIVGTPIGTITLSCAYRTNLAFMSTRQFERSAPIMGIIIDHFVERPFSNMGHMHPCNYRAPGDEEGGAYAGVEDSQEVCTTSFSTSPPSQCVFTVSQAQFKTPKPALMDTLKVPMLGVALSHQLYSSRMSYQPPGLGADYCHPSALNAANPHQVALPGKEGGVPQVPAQPCHGAQADHGRVSSCPPADHVPATPSSSGEETEGLSRSSEVKSASPSDIIETTFTRKVGAFVNKPGTQVTMASLDLPFAAFAPRAHDLEENDPMVQPPDSPTSSSPLQGSLHSQGSGESTGQPHDDFVMVDFKPAFSKDDLLPMDLGTFYREFQNPPQLASLSIEVSSQSMAEDLDSLPEKLAVYEKNIDEFDAFVDTLQ; this is encoded by the exons ATGGATACTGACCTGAGTCCCCAGGATAAAAAAGACTTGGATAAGTTCATCAAGTTTTTTGCTTTAAAG ACGGTACAAGTGATTGTCCAAGCACGGCTTGGGGAGAAGATATgcacccgctcctcctcctctcccacaggGTCTGACTGG ttCAACCTGGCCATTAAAGACATCCCTGAGGTGACCCATGAGGCCAAGAAGGCTTTGGCCGGCCAGCTGCCTGGCATTGGTCGCTCCATGTGTGTGGAGATCTCCCTCAAGACCTCTGAG GGCGATTCAATGGAACTGGAGACATGGTGTCTAGAAATGAATGAGAA GTGTGACAAGGACATCAAGGTGTCCTACACTGTGTACAACCGCCTGTCTCTGCTGCTCAAGTCCCTGTTGGCCATCACCAGGGTAACACCTGCCTACAAGCTGTCTAGGAAGCAGGGCCATGACTACGTTATCCTCTACAG GATATATTTTGGGGAGGTTCAGCTAACAGGATTGGGGGAAG GGTTCCAGACAGTGCGTGTGGGGATTGTAGGAACGCCCATTGGCACCATCACCCTCTCGTGTGCCTACAGGACCAACTTGGCCTTTATGTCCACCAG GCAGTTTGAGCGCTCTGCCCCCATCATGGGAATCATCATTGACCACTTCGTAGAGCGCCCCTTCAGCAACATGGGACACATGCACCCATGCAACTACAG AGCCCCAGGTGACGAGGAAGGAGGAGCGTACGCTGGAGTGGAGGACTCCCAGGAGGTCTgcaccacctccttctccacctcccctccctcacag tgtgtgttcacTGTCAGTCAGGCACAGTTTAAGACACCTAAACCGGCACTGATGGACACTCTGAAGGTCCCCATGCTGGGCGTGGCCCTCTCACACCAA CTCTACAGTTCTCGGATGTCCTATCAGCCTCCAGGGCTTGGCGCTGACTACTGCCACCCCTCAGCCTTAAACGCTGCCAACCCCCACCAG GTGGCACTACCTGGGAAGGAGGGCGGGGTCCCCCAGGTGCCAGCCCAGCCATGCCACGGTGCCCAGGCTGACCACGGGCGTGTCTCCTCCTGCCCGCCTGCTGACCACGTCCCTGCCACGCCCTCCAGCAG tggagaggagacagagggtctGTCCAGGAGCTCAGAGGTAAAGAGTGCCTCCCCCTCTGACATCATAGAGACCACCTTCACCAGAAAGGTTGGAGCCTTTGTCAACAAGCCTGGCACGCAG GTAACCATGGCGAGTCTGGACCTGCCATTTGCAGCGTTTGCTCCCAGGGCACATGACCTGGAGGAGAATGACCCCATG gtgcaGCCCCCagactcccccacctcctcctccccactccaggGCAGCCTCCACTCCCAGGGCTCAGGGGAAAGCACTGGACAGCCGCACGACGACTTTGTCATGGTCGACTTT AAGCCTGCATTCTCCAAGGATGACTTGCTGCCCATGGACCTGGGGACGTTCTACAGAGAGTTCCAGAACCCTCCTCAGCTGGCCAGCCTGTCCATCGAAGTCAGCTCTCAGTCCATGGCAGAAGACTTG GACTCCCTGCCTGAGAAGCTGGCTGTCTACGAGAAGAACATCGATGAGTTTGATGCGTTTGTGGACACACTGCAGTAG
- the atg13 gene encoding autophagy-related protein 13 isoform X4 has protein sequence MDTDLSPQDKKDLDKFIKFFALKTVQVIVQARLGEKICTRSSSSPTGSDWFNLAIKDIPEVTHEAKKALAGQLPGIGRSMCVEISLKTSEGDSMELETWCLEMNEKCDKDIKVSYTVYNRLSLLLKSLLAITRVTPAYKLSRKQGHDYVILYRIYFGEVQLTGLGEGFQTVRVGIVGTPIGTITLSCAYRTNLAFMSTRQFERSAPIMGIIIDHFVERPFSNMGHMHPCNYRAPGDEEGGAYAGVEDSQEVCTTSFSTSPPSQLYSSRMSYQPPGLGADYCHPSALNAANPHQVALPGKEGGVPQVPAQPCHGAQADHGRVSSCPPADHVPATPSSSGEETEGLSRSSEVKSASPSDIIETTFTRKVGAFVNKPGTQVTMASLDLPFAAFAPRAHDLEENDPMVQPPDSPTSSSPLQGSLHSQGSGESTGQPHDDFVMVDFKPAFSKDDLLPMDLGTFYREFQNPPQLASLSIEVSSQSMAEDLDSLPEKLAVYEKNIDEFDAFVDTLQ, from the exons ATGGATACTGACCTGAGTCCCCAGGATAAAAAAGACTTGGATAAGTTCATCAAGTTTTTTGCTTTAAAG ACGGTACAAGTGATTGTCCAAGCACGGCTTGGGGAGAAGATATgcacccgctcctcctcctctcccacaggGTCTGACTGG ttCAACCTGGCCATTAAAGACATCCCTGAGGTGACCCATGAGGCCAAGAAGGCTTTGGCCGGCCAGCTGCCTGGCATTGGTCGCTCCATGTGTGTGGAGATCTCCCTCAAGACCTCTGAG GGCGATTCAATGGAACTGGAGACATGGTGTCTAGAAATGAATGAGAA GTGTGACAAGGACATCAAGGTGTCCTACACTGTGTACAACCGCCTGTCTCTGCTGCTCAAGTCCCTGTTGGCCATCACCAGGGTAACACCTGCCTACAAGCTGTCTAGGAAGCAGGGCCATGACTACGTTATCCTCTACAG GATATATTTTGGGGAGGTTCAGCTAACAGGATTGGGGGAAG GGTTCCAGACAGTGCGTGTGGGGATTGTAGGAACGCCCATTGGCACCATCACCCTCTCGTGTGCCTACAGGACCAACTTGGCCTTTATGTCCACCAG GCAGTTTGAGCGCTCTGCCCCCATCATGGGAATCATCATTGACCACTTCGTAGAGCGCCCCTTCAGCAACATGGGACACATGCACCCATGCAACTACAG AGCCCCAGGTGACGAGGAAGGAGGAGCGTACGCTGGAGTGGAGGACTCCCAGGAGGTCTgcaccacctccttctccacctcccctccctcacag CTCTACAGTTCTCGGATGTCCTATCAGCCTCCAGGGCTTGGCGCTGACTACTGCCACCCCTCAGCCTTAAACGCTGCCAACCCCCACCAG GTGGCACTACCTGGGAAGGAGGGCGGGGTCCCCCAGGTGCCAGCCCAGCCATGCCACGGTGCCCAGGCTGACCACGGGCGTGTCTCCTCCTGCCCGCCTGCTGACCACGTCCCTGCCACGCCCTCCAGCAG tggagaggagacagagggtctGTCCAGGAGCTCAGAGGTAAAGAGTGCCTCCCCCTCTGACATCATAGAGACCACCTTCACCAGAAAGGTTGGAGCCTTTGTCAACAAGCCTGGCACGCAG GTAACCATGGCGAGTCTGGACCTGCCATTTGCAGCGTTTGCTCCCAGGGCACATGACCTGGAGGAGAATGACCCCATG gtgcaGCCCCCagactcccccacctcctcctccccactccaggGCAGCCTCCACTCCCAGGGCTCAGGGGAAAGCACTGGACAGCCGCACGACGACTTTGTCATGGTCGACTTT AAGCCTGCATTCTCCAAGGATGACTTGCTGCCCATGGACCTGGGGACGTTCTACAGAGAGTTCCAGAACCCTCCTCAGCTGGCCAGCCTGTCCATCGAAGTCAGCTCTCAGTCCATGGCAGAAGACTTG GACTCCCTGCCTGAGAAGCTGGCTGTCTACGAGAAGAACATCGATGAGTTTGATGCGTTTGTGGACACACTGCAGTAG
- the atg13 gene encoding autophagy-related protein 13 isoform X3: protein MDTDLSPQDKKDLDKFIKFFALKTVQVIVQARLGEKICTRSSSSPTGSDWFNLAIKDIPEVTHEAKKALAGQLPGIGRSMCVEISLKTSEGDSMELETWCLEMNEKCDKDIKVSYTVYNRLSLLLKSLLAITRVTPAYKLSRKQGHDYVILYRIYFGEVQLTGLGEGFQTVRVGIVGTPIGTITLSCAYRTNLAFMSTRYTTQQFERSAPIMGIIIDHFVERPFSNMGHMHPCNYRAPGDEEGGAYAGVEDSQEVCTTSFSTSPPSQLYSSRMSYQPPGLGADYCHPSALNAANPHQVALPGKEGGVPQVPAQPCHGAQADHGRVSSCPPADHVPATPSSSGEETEGLSRSSEVKSASPSDIIETTFTRKVGAFVNKPGTQVTMASLDLPFAAFAPRAHDLEENDPMVQPPDSPTSSSPLQGSLHSQGSGESTGQPHDDFVMVDFKPAFSKDDLLPMDLGTFYREFQNPPQLASLSIEVSSQSMAEDLDSLPEKLAVYEKNIDEFDAFVDTLQ from the exons ATGGATACTGACCTGAGTCCCCAGGATAAAAAAGACTTGGATAAGTTCATCAAGTTTTTTGCTTTAAAG ACGGTACAAGTGATTGTCCAAGCACGGCTTGGGGAGAAGATATgcacccgctcctcctcctctcccacaggGTCTGACTGG ttCAACCTGGCCATTAAAGACATCCCTGAGGTGACCCATGAGGCCAAGAAGGCTTTGGCCGGCCAGCTGCCTGGCATTGGTCGCTCCATGTGTGTGGAGATCTCCCTCAAGACCTCTGAG GGCGATTCAATGGAACTGGAGACATGGTGTCTAGAAATGAATGAGAA GTGTGACAAGGACATCAAGGTGTCCTACACTGTGTACAACCGCCTGTCTCTGCTGCTCAAGTCCCTGTTGGCCATCACCAGGGTAACACCTGCCTACAAGCTGTCTAGGAAGCAGGGCCATGACTACGTTATCCTCTACAG GATATATTTTGGGGAGGTTCAGCTAACAGGATTGGGGGAAG GGTTCCAGACAGTGCGTGTGGGGATTGTAGGAACGCCCATTGGCACCATCACCCTCTCGTGTGCCTACAGGACCAACTTGGCCTTTATGTCCACCAGGTACACCACACA GCAGTTTGAGCGCTCTGCCCCCATCATGGGAATCATCATTGACCACTTCGTAGAGCGCCCCTTCAGCAACATGGGACACATGCACCCATGCAACTACAG AGCCCCAGGTGACGAGGAAGGAGGAGCGTACGCTGGAGTGGAGGACTCCCAGGAGGTCTgcaccacctccttctccacctcccctccctcacag CTCTACAGTTCTCGGATGTCCTATCAGCCTCCAGGGCTTGGCGCTGACTACTGCCACCCCTCAGCCTTAAACGCTGCCAACCCCCACCAG GTGGCACTACCTGGGAAGGAGGGCGGGGTCCCCCAGGTGCCAGCCCAGCCATGCCACGGTGCCCAGGCTGACCACGGGCGTGTCTCCTCCTGCCCGCCTGCTGACCACGTCCCTGCCACGCCCTCCAGCAG tggagaggagacagagggtctGTCCAGGAGCTCAGAGGTAAAGAGTGCCTCCCCCTCTGACATCATAGAGACCACCTTCACCAGAAAGGTTGGAGCCTTTGTCAACAAGCCTGGCACGCAG GTAACCATGGCGAGTCTGGACCTGCCATTTGCAGCGTTTGCTCCCAGGGCACATGACCTGGAGGAGAATGACCCCATG gtgcaGCCCCCagactcccccacctcctcctccccactccaggGCAGCCTCCACTCCCAGGGCTCAGGGGAAAGCACTGGACAGCCGCACGACGACTTTGTCATGGTCGACTTT AAGCCTGCATTCTCCAAGGATGACTTGCTGCCCATGGACCTGGGGACGTTCTACAGAGAGTTCCAGAACCCTCCTCAGCTGGCCAGCCTGTCCATCGAAGTCAGCTCTCAGTCCATGGCAGAAGACTTG GACTCCCTGCCTGAGAAGCTGGCTGTCTACGAGAAGAACATCGATGAGTTTGATGCGTTTGTGGACACACTGCAGTAG
- the arhgap1 gene encoding rho GTPase-activating protein 1, producing the protein MSSDLLVDLSDDLGADDPSSNALDHLKLSPMEDKQWPPDLSTMSKSETDITRQLGEGSHLSWDHPYYDIARHQIVEVAGDDNFGRKVIVFNACRMPPHHELDHHKLLMYLKATLDQYVESDYTLIYFHHGLTSENKPSLSWIRDAYREFDRKYKKNIKALYIVHPTMFIKTLLILFKPLISFKFGRKINYINYLSELEDILKCEQLVIPARVRDYDNKLRASLKPSAQVPMSPPRSPPLPNQQFGVPLAILRQRRSDKDPIPVVMRDTVSFLTEQGLEIEGIFRRSANVTLVKEVQLRYNSGEEMSFSQMEDVHLAAVILKTFLRELPEPLLTYQLYNDIVNFHNMDSSTQVSAMRSMLENLPEENYESLKFLIQFLALVSAQSEVNKMTNSNLAVVFGPNLLWGQDAAMTLSAIGPINNFTKTLLDQQHLVFSA; encoded by the exons ATGTCTTCCGACCTTCTGGTTGACCTCAGCGATGACCTTGGGGCAGACGACCCCTCCAGCAATGCACTGGATCACCTCAAATTGTCCCCCATGGAGGACAAGCAGTGGCCCCCAGACCTTTCCACCATGAGCAAGTCTG AGACAGATATCACACGGCAGTTGGGGGAGGGGTCTCACCTGAGCTGGGATCACCCCTACTATGATATCGCCAGGCACCAGATAGTGGAGGTCGCAG gtgaCGAtaactttggcaggaaggtgattGTGTTCAACGCCTGCAGGATGCCCCCCCACCATGAGCTGGACCACCACAAGCTGCTGAT GTACCTGAAGGCCACGCTGGACCAGTATGTGGAGAGTGACTACACCCTCATCTACTTCCACCATGGACTGACCAGCGAGAACAAGCCCTCCCTCAGCTGGATAAGAGACGCTTACCGCGAGTTTGACAGGAA GTACAAGAAGAACATCAAGGCCTTGTACATTGTCCACCCCACCATGTTCATCAAGACGCTCCTCATCCTGTTCAAGCCCCTCATCAG CTTCAAGTTTGGCCGCAAGATCAACTACATCAACTACCTGAGCGAGCTAGAGGACATCCTCAAGTGTGAGCAGCTCGTCATCCCTGCCCGCGTGCGAGA CTATGACAACAAGCTGCGAGCCTCTCTGAAGCCATCGGCCCAGGTGCCCATGTCACCCCCTCGCAGCCCCCCCCTGCCCAACCAGCAGTTCGGAGTGCCTTTGGCAAT TTTGAGACAGAGGCGCTCGGACAAGGACCCTATTCCTGTGGTGATGAGAGACACCGTCTCCTTCCTGACAGAGCAGG GTCTGGAGATCGAGGGCATCTTCCGGCGCTCGGCCAACGTCACCCTGGTGAAGGAGGTGCAGCTCCGGTACAACTCAG gtgagGAGATGAGCTTCTCCCAGATGGAGGACGTCCACCTGGCTGCTGTGATCCTGAAGACCTTCCTGAGAGAGCTGCCAGAGCCCCTGCTCACCTACCAGCTCTACAACGACATCGTCAACTTCCACA acatggaCAGCTCTACCCAGGTGTCAGCCATGCGCAGCATGCTGGAGAACCTACCAGAGGAGAACTATGAATCTCTCAAGTTTCTCATCCAGTTCCTGGCTCTG GTGTCTGCACAGAGTGAGGTGAACAAGATGACCAACTCTAACCTGGCGGTGGTGTTTGGGCCCAACCTGTTGTGGGGGCAGGATGCCGCCATGACACTTAGCGCCATCGGACCCATCAACAACTTCACCAAAACCCTGCTGGACCAGCAACACCTGGTCTTCTCTGCCTGA